A region of Diospyros lotus cultivar Yz01 chromosome 3, ASM1463336v1, whole genome shotgun sequence DNA encodes the following proteins:
- the LOC127796200 gene encoding uncharacterized protein LOC127796200 — MKILRANAGALTNFEVLDFLRSRGAAKDPTRIIVPVAPSEFKVFEYLEQSAACCQTRESIKEFVEKCKKYNLAKAEILNIINIRPSSVVEIDPIVEENEKRLGDSVEELVEMVAEVFPPPPTKTELDEDKQEEIPDGQEMETS; from the exons ATGAAGAT ACTACGAGCCAATGCTGGGGCACTTACCAATTTCGAAGTGCTTGATTTTCTAAGGTCCAGAGGTGCTGCAAAGGATCCCACTAGAATTATTGTTCCTGTAGCACCATCAGAATTCAAG gtTTTTGAATATTTGGAGCAGAGTGCTGCTTGCTGCCAAACGAGGGAGAGCATCAAGGAATTTGTGGAAAAATGTAAAAAGTACAACCTAGCGAAAGCTGAGATTCTTAACATTATCAATATTAGACCATCTTCTGTGGTTGAGATTGACCCG ATAGTAGAGGAAAACGAAAAACGGCTGGGAGACAGCGTTGAAGAATTGGTGGAGATGGTGGCAGAGGTGTTTCCACCGCCTCCAACAAAAACGGAACTTGATGAGGACAAACAAGAAGAAATTCCTGATGGACAAGAAATGGAGACAAGTTGA